DNA sequence from the Chloroflexota bacterium genome:
GCCTGGCAGTAGGGTGCGGTCTGTACCTCGTGGCCGTGGTGACTGCAGTTCTGATTCTGGTGGCGCTGCGCCTCAAGACACCCTGGCGCCACGATTGAGGCTATCTCAGTTCTAGATCACTTCAGTCTGCCTGAAGCGGGCTATCTCACTATCGCTGTAACCCCCGATATCTCTCAGGATTTCCTCGGTATGCTCACCCAATTGCGGTGCCAGGCCTCGGGTATCCGCCGCCGTTTCACTGAAATGGATCGGATAGCCGGGGACCATGCCTTTACCAAAGACGGGGTGATCGAAATCGACGATATAAGAGTTTGCCAATACTTGGGGGTCGTCCTTCAAGCCCAGAGGCGTATTGACTGGGGTACAGAAGACATCGTGTTCCACCAGAATACGGTGCCACTCCTTTTGCGTCTTGGTGGCAATGACCTTGTCCAGGAAGTCGATCAGTTCCTCACAGTGTTCCATCCTTTTCTCCCGTGTATCGAACTT
Encoded proteins:
- a CDS encoding MgtC/SapB family protein — translated: MAALGLAVGCGLYLVAVVTAVLILVALRLKTPWRHD